Proteins encoded together in one Pseudomonas sp. ADAK13 window:
- a CDS encoding DNA cytosine methyltransferase: protein MLDTSDKTSEKYSFFEFFAGGGMARSGLGDEWECMFANDMDRIKATTYKKNWGDSHFDNRDIHEVKIEDLKVHVDLAWASFPCQDLSVAGNGLGIGNTGSEGVTRSGALWPFLELIDGLRQESRQPRLLVLENVVGLLSLEGGRDFSAICSRLGEIGYRYGAVVIDTRHFLPQSRPRVFIIAVLRNIDTPRHLYREMATESWHTPTLMRAYRSLSPQIHADWVWWDLGLVPTLKKNALQSIVKLEGIDWHTPEETTKIISRMTPIHVARLEKAMAAKNVSVGSLYYRMRREGDINKQRAEITFSDVLGCLRTPRGGGSRSRIIVAGNGQVRTRLLSIQEAAALMGLEDTYVLPEAYQHAFKVIGDGVAVPPVRFLAERLLEPLILAAREDIVRDFEGAAKQAAAFA, encoded by the coding sequence ATGTTAGATACCAGTGACAAAACAAGCGAAAAATATAGTTTCTTTGAATTTTTCGCAGGCGGAGGAATGGCTCGATCGGGTCTTGGTGACGAGTGGGAGTGCATGTTTGCCAACGACATGGATCGGATCAAAGCTACAACATATAAAAAAAACTGGGGAGATAGTCATTTTGATAACCGTGATATTCACGAAGTTAAAATTGAGGACTTGAAAGTCCACGTCGACTTAGCTTGGGCATCATTTCCTTGTCAGGATTTATCTGTAGCTGGAAATGGTTTAGGCATTGGAAATACTGGTAGCGAGGGAGTTACAAGATCTGGTGCCTTATGGCCCTTTCTTGAGTTGATTGATGGGCTCCGCCAAGAGTCACGTCAACCCCGACTATTAGTATTAGAAAATGTCGTAGGCTTGCTGTCTCTTGAGGGTGGGCGTGACTTTTCCGCGATTTGCTCACGCCTTGGTGAAATTGGATACCGCTACGGCGCCGTAGTTATTGATACCAGACACTTTTTGCCCCAATCTCGCCCTCGGGTGTTCATTATTGCTGTGCTACGTAACATTGACACTCCGCGCCACCTTTATCGTGAAATGGCAACGGAGTCTTGGCATACGCCGACTTTGATGCGTGCATACAGATCATTATCTCCGCAGATACATGCAGACTGGGTTTGGTGGGATTTGGGATTAGTTCCAACTCTAAAGAAAAATGCTCTACAGAGCATTGTTAAACTTGAAGGAATTGATTGGCATACACCTGAGGAAACCACAAAAATAATAAGTAGGATGACTCCCATTCATGTAGCACGTCTTGAGAAAGCTATGGCTGCTAAAAATGTCAGCGTTGGTAGCCTTTATTATCGAATGCGAAGAGAGGGGGACATCAATAAGCAGCGCGCGGAGATAACTTTCTCTGACGTCTTGGGTTGCCTAAGAACGCCGAGAGGTGGTGGCTCACGTTCAAGGATAATTGTGGCAGGAAATGGTCAAGTTAGAACTCGCCTGCTTTCAATTCAGGAGGCCGCAGCGTTGATGGGACTAGAAGATACCTACGTATTGCCTGAAGCTTATCAACATGCTTTTAAAGTTATAGGGGATGGTGTCGCTGTCCCCCCTGTGCGATTTCTCGCTGAGCGACTGCTTGAGCCTCTAATTCTGGCTGCTCGGGAAGACATTGTGCGCGATTTTGAAGGAGCCGCAAAGCAGGCGGCCGCATTCGCCTGA
- a CDS encoding LasR-specific antiactivator QslA: MFDLSLLIGLPKPNSIDTALLTPEDAAIKLRQAATLRLNGAQSILLHFPQDVELAVELLDDAAVLFDKAFRYLSGIPAQRVHQQIGEYVSVSSAEGCPGIRTPWGNEFRPMIEDGVRCAEAWLDGSSLPLWWALAQNRKHHRAGDPQEAFEAGFLLRLQQTLTMRREAVTSQSTSFDA, translated from the coding sequence ATGTTTGATCTCTCGCTTCTCATAGGCCTCCCCAAACCCAACAGCATCGATACCGCGTTGCTTACCCCTGAAGATGCCGCGATTAAACTACGGCAGGCTGCAACTCTTCGGCTTAATGGAGCCCAGAGTATCCTGCTTCATTTTCCGCAAGACGTTGAGTTGGCGGTAGAGTTGTTGGATGACGCGGCAGTGCTGTTCGACAAAGCATTCCGATACCTGTCGGGTATCCCTGCTCAGCGCGTTCATCAACAGATTGGTGAATACGTCTCTGTCTCGTCCGCTGAAGGCTGTCCCGGTATCCGAACACCATGGGGCAATGAATTTCGCCCGATGATTGAGGATGGCGTTCGATGCGCTGAGGCCTGGCTCGATGGCTCATCGTTGCCGCTGTGGTGGGCACTGGCGCAAAACCGAAAGCATCATCGTGCAGGTGATCCCCAAGAAGCATTTGAAGCAGGCTTTCTGCTGCGATTGCAGCAGACGCTGACCATGCGACGTGAAGCCGTCACCTCTCAATCAACCAGCTTTGATGCCTGA
- a CDS encoding YfjI family protein, with translation MQQLDPKLELPRPPRPLIESNPLSQPYPLQALGGILGPAVERMAEVIGVPQALAAQSVLAASALATQGHAGLQLDGRNYPLSLYLITVAASGDRKTAADRCALLPARQWEREQWQRYREQLARYRAAQRQAQRINPADPAPTNSVPLEAEPSAPRLITTDPTIEALIKGLCHDLPSMGLFCDEGGQFLGSSTMSRDNRLKAVTTLSSLWDGSPIDRARSMAGESLRAYERRLSLHLMLQPYLAMQLLSDPLLQGQGILGRCLMTWPTSLAGQRSYQAVDLSKDAALKRYHHRLSALFYQPWSLSADGALQLSKLVLSPLARRRWIDLHDAIEAQLGEFGELASVRPSGSKAADNLLRVAGILAVVEESSVVEVDHIQRASALVGYYLTEIQRLTEQEPVCRVKEEADRLLRWLQVKDWKRFSIRDLNRNGPRFARKSSRHAAKLLVELIDHQWLISDGHTFEVRHV, from the coding sequence ATGCAGCAGTTAGATCCGAAGCTTGAACTACCACGACCACCTCGACCGCTGATCGAGTCGAATCCCTTATCCCAGCCTTATCCGTTGCAGGCACTGGGTGGGATTCTTGGGCCTGCGGTGGAGCGCATGGCCGAGGTTATCGGTGTGCCCCAGGCATTGGCTGCACAATCGGTGTTGGCTGCCTCGGCGCTGGCCACCCAAGGACATGCGGGCTTACAACTCGACGGGAGAAACTATCCCCTGTCGCTGTACCTGATCACAGTGGCCGCATCCGGTGATCGCAAGACCGCGGCAGATCGATGTGCATTGCTGCCTGCACGGCAATGGGAGCGTGAGCAGTGGCAGCGCTACCGCGAACAGCTTGCTCGGTACCGTGCCGCACAGCGACAAGCGCAGCGTATCAATCCTGCCGATCCCGCCCCCACAAACAGCGTACCGCTTGAAGCGGAGCCTTCGGCCCCTCGGCTGATCACCACAGATCCGACGATTGAGGCCCTGATCAAGGGGCTCTGTCACGACCTGCCCAGCATGGGCCTGTTCTGTGACGAAGGCGGGCAGTTCCTAGGCAGCAGCACCATGAGTCGGGACAACCGTTTAAAAGCGGTCACGACCTTGTCGTCACTCTGGGACGGTAGCCCGATTGATCGCGCGCGCTCCATGGCCGGCGAAAGCCTACGGGCTTATGAGCGGCGCTTGAGCCTGCACCTGATGCTGCAACCGTATTTGGCCATGCAGTTACTCAGTGATCCGTTGCTGCAGGGGCAAGGCATTCTCGGACGCTGCCTGATGACCTGGCCCACCAGCCTGGCCGGGCAACGTAGCTACCAGGCTGTCGACTTGTCCAAAGACGCCGCCCTCAAGCGCTATCATCACCGCCTTTCGGCTCTGTTTTATCAGCCTTGGTCACTTTCCGCTGACGGAGCCCTGCAGCTGTCAAAGCTGGTTCTCAGTCCTCTGGCGCGTCGTCGCTGGATTGATTTGCATGATGCTATCGAAGCTCAACTGGGGGAGTTTGGCGAGCTGGCCAGCGTACGGCCCAGCGGATCAAAGGCCGCCGATAACCTGCTGCGCGTCGCCGGCATTCTTGCAGTTGTGGAGGAGAGCAGTGTCGTGGAGGTCGACCATATCCAGCGGGCCTCGGCCTTAGTTGGCTACTACCTCACCGAGATCCAGCGCCTGACCGAGCAGGAGCCGGTGTGCCGGGTAAAAGAAGAGGCGGACCGGCTGTTGCGTTGGCTGCAGGTCAAGGATTGGAAACGCTTCAGTATTCGAGATCTGAATCGCAACGGTCCCCGCTTTGCCCGCAAGAGCAGTCGTCATGCCGCAAAGCTGCTGGTCGAGTTGATTGATCATCAGTGGTTGATCTCCGATGGCCACACCTTTGAGGTGCGCCATGTTTAA
- a CDS encoding integrase domain-containing protein, translating into MARVGKRAGRNFGFGRQLSYAGPQALKDLFGDGHFATVKAHSDRWQAFVHWCRSDEGPRVNDARQIDREILMRYAVHVREQVDQGNVGIATAQNRLSSVNRTMAALRGDQYVKIPSPSKALGLQRSSVRSEAPQGQDRTQVKLIARALSDRQQSRVSAIVLLARETGMRLREAILADLPRLQREVRQLGKINIQDGTKGGRSGASAPRWITVTDQVRDALDWASATSPSGSRNLLAPDESYKDFMQAVVRPARDILHEHGLKGFHELRAAYACERYEQLTGFPAPVNGAGGHQKDRELDQRARQQISHELGHNRIDVVSAYIGGRR; encoded by the coding sequence ATGGCTCGGGTCGGTAAGCGAGCGGGGCGCAATTTCGGCTTCGGTCGCCAGCTTAGCTATGCTGGACCGCAAGCACTGAAAGACCTGTTTGGCGACGGCCATTTTGCTACCGTCAAAGCCCACAGTGATCGCTGGCAGGCGTTCGTGCATTGGTGTCGATCCGATGAAGGACCGAGGGTCAACGACGCGCGCCAGATAGATCGCGAGATCCTCATGCGGTACGCCGTCCACGTGCGGGAGCAGGTTGATCAGGGCAACGTCGGCATTGCCACCGCGCAGAACCGACTGTCCAGCGTGAACCGAACGATGGCCGCACTGCGCGGTGATCAGTACGTCAAAATCCCGAGTCCGAGTAAGGCGCTGGGCTTGCAGCGCTCAAGTGTGCGTAGTGAGGCTCCGCAAGGCCAAGACCGTACGCAGGTCAAGTTGATCGCCCGGGCGCTGTCAGATCGTCAGCAATCGAGGGTGAGTGCCATTGTGCTCCTCGCCCGTGAGACTGGTATGCGCCTGCGCGAAGCGATCCTGGCCGATCTGCCCCGACTGCAACGTGAGGTTCGGCAACTGGGCAAGATCAACATCCAGGATGGCACCAAAGGTGGTCGATCAGGGGCCTCGGCACCGCGCTGGATTACGGTAACGGATCAAGTTCGCGATGCCCTGGATTGGGCCAGCGCGACCTCACCCAGTGGCAGCCGGAATTTGTTGGCGCCCGACGAAAGCTACAAAGACTTTATGCAGGCAGTTGTGCGACCGGCACGGGACATCCTGCATGAGCATGGATTGAAAGGTTTTCATGAACTGCGGGCGGCTTATGCCTGTGAGCGCTATGAGCAATTGACCGGTTTCCCTGCACCCGTTAATGGCGCGGGTGGTCATCAAAAAGATCGAGAGCTTGATCAGCGTGCACGACAGCAGATCAGCCACGAATTGGGACATAACCGCATCGATGTGGTGAGTGCCTACATCGGAGGTCGGCGATGA
- a CDS encoding 4-hydroxyphenylacetate 3-hydroxylase family protein has protein sequence MHEILMTGKVMSNPRDAYLKRLVAPRNIWLNGRKVNNVLQEPAFQGAIDITLSYYDMLEGPDFHFDYKGSPAAISLMVPNTVDDLARKRNAYKKVADSSFGMLGRTPDFINAGLSAMCSHATFFGRDEYADYSANVIDFYDRCAKEHLFVGHGAINPQIDRSKPMGLQSNLYAGVKCVNVSDQGIEVSGAKMIVTLAPIADQLLIFNMPGLTEHDADYALAFAVPTDAHGLKIICRKSLVHPESSEFDYPLSSKMDEIDAYLVFDQVRISWSDVFIFRDIAKSNQFYDVTRTRHHTGHQGVVRGLAKAELLIGVADSLARNLGLSSYINVQEQLGELTTAYELIRGAVILSELEAQVDAEGVCNPSIHAIQAIRCHFPKWYQKMLQTVQSLAAGSMLAVPHGDDFHNENEACLQQALQNPFLSPLDRGKLLNLAWDVSGDGFGQRQMIYETYHAGDPMRIAAAHYSNYNKQAMSDSVERALKGNH, from the coding sequence ATGCATGAGATTTTAATGACAGGGAAAGTTATGAGTAATCCTAGGGATGCATATCTCAAGCGTTTGGTCGCACCTCGAAACATTTGGTTGAATGGTAGGAAAGTAAATAATGTTCTCCAAGAGCCTGCGTTTCAGGGGGCTATTGACATTACACTGTCCTATTACGATATGTTGGAAGGTCCAGACTTTCACTTCGATTACAAGGGCAGTCCTGCCGCAATAAGCTTGATGGTTCCAAATACTGTCGATGATCTAGCACGCAAACGTAATGCTTATAAAAAAGTGGCTGATAGTTCATTCGGGATGTTGGGGCGAACTCCCGATTTTATCAATGCCGGGTTGAGCGCTATGTGTTCTCATGCGACGTTCTTCGGGCGTGATGAATATGCGGATTACTCAGCCAATGTTATTGATTTCTATGACCGTTGCGCCAAAGAGCATTTGTTCGTCGGTCACGGTGCTATCAACCCGCAGATTGATCGTTCCAAGCCCATGGGGCTTCAGTCCAACCTGTACGCTGGCGTCAAATGCGTAAACGTCAGTGATCAGGGGATCGAAGTCAGCGGTGCCAAAATGATTGTGACCCTTGCTCCCATCGCTGATCAATTACTGATCTTCAACATGCCCGGACTGACTGAGCATGACGCCGATTATGCGCTGGCTTTCGCTGTCCCGACCGACGCGCATGGCTTGAAGATTATTTGTCGCAAGAGCCTAGTACATCCCGAATCTTCTGAGTTCGATTATCCGCTGTCGAGCAAAATGGATGAGATAGACGCCTATCTGGTGTTTGATCAGGTGCGTATTTCTTGGTCTGATGTGTTCATCTTTCGCGACATTGCCAAATCCAATCAATTCTACGACGTGACTCGCACTCGCCATCATACTGGTCACCAAGGGGTTGTCCGGGGGCTAGCCAAGGCCGAGCTGCTGATTGGCGTTGCGGACAGTCTTGCTCGCAACCTAGGTCTTTCCTCCTACATTAATGTCCAGGAACAACTGGGGGAACTCACCACCGCCTATGAGCTTATCCGCGGTGCCGTAATACTCTCTGAACTCGAAGCTCAAGTTGACGCCGAAGGCGTGTGTAACCCAAGTATTCACGCGATCCAGGCAATTCGCTGTCATTTTCCGAAGTGGTACCAGAAAATGTTGCAGACAGTTCAGTCCCTAGCGGCGGGCTCAATGCTGGCCGTGCCTCACGGTGATGACTTTCATAATGAGAACGAAGCATGCCTGCAACAGGCGTTGCAAAATCCGTTTTTGTCACCGTTGGACAGGGGCAAGCTACTCAACTTGGCCTGGGATGTAAGCGGCGATGGTTTTGGTCAGCGTCAAATGATCTATGAAACCTACCATGCTGGCGATCCCATGCGTATTGCTGCTGCGCACTACAGCAACTACAACAAGCAAGCCATGTCGGACTCGGTGGAGCGTGCGCTTAAAGGCAATCACTAG
- a CDS encoding M24 family metallopeptidase, translating into MIYNLGKLSSVLDSQDIDMLLVSTRENINYFTGVRPVIKELNPYYGECYLVICRQRPDVVHIVHSCGECDQITESKTPIGLVRTYGTFYRELPDASVLRGDEVAIHTWTSNSARHSNAQQALFSLLQELGLTPSTRVGCDEDGIAHSTLTSMQEQFGRDTLVLASALIRQIRRVKTPYEVEMLTLAARCNEAAIKQVTDAVHVGISEVQIGKIFESAVVDLGGRPELTMIKIGRDAVGGQRQQRADITLQRGDLLWFDSNTRYQGFWADLARVYAYGDVTDATARRYVALREGMLHAERLIRPGMSGKDVFNMTMECVRSNGFPEYRRHHVGHGIGHEAYERPILAPGEDALVEQGMVISVETPYYEFGLGALHLEDPLLIGVEGNTFLTMDPCPELGIIATSSFR; encoded by the coding sequence GTGATTTATAATCTTGGCAAACTCTCCAGTGTCTTGGATTCGCAAGATATTGATATGTTGTTAGTGTCCACTCGCGAAAATATCAACTACTTCACGGGTGTCAGGCCCGTGATCAAGGAATTGAATCCCTATTATGGCGAATGCTACCTCGTCATTTGTCGGCAGCGTCCAGATGTTGTGCATATCGTGCATTCTTGTGGAGAGTGCGATCAGATTACCGAGTCTAAAACCCCCATAGGCCTTGTTCGCACCTACGGTACTTTCTATCGCGAGTTACCCGATGCCAGCGTATTGCGCGGGGACGAAGTCGCCATTCATACATGGACCAGCAACTCGGCTCGTCACTCGAATGCCCAACAGGCGCTTTTTTCTCTGTTGCAAGAATTGGGTCTCACACCGTCGACCCGGGTCGGTTGTGACGAGGACGGCATTGCCCACTCCACCCTGACCTCAATGCAGGAACAGTTCGGTCGAGACACTCTCGTTCTGGCATCAGCACTGATCCGACAGATACGCCGAGTCAAGACCCCTTATGAGGTCGAGATGCTGACCTTGGCGGCCCGCTGTAACGAAGCGGCGATCAAACAGGTGACAGACGCGGTGCATGTGGGCATCAGCGAGGTGCAAATCGGCAAGATCTTCGAGTCCGCCGTAGTCGACCTTGGCGGCCGCCCTGAGCTAACGATGATTAAGATTGGTCGTGACGCTGTCGGCGGGCAGCGCCAACAGAGGGCAGACATTACCTTGCAGCGTGGCGACCTGCTCTGGTTCGACTCCAACACTCGATATCAAGGGTTCTGGGCAGACTTGGCGAGGGTCTACGCCTATGGTGACGTCACCGATGCGACAGCTCGGCGCTATGTCGCGTTGCGTGAAGGGATGCTCCACGCAGAGCGGTTGATCAGGCCCGGGATGTCCGGCAAGGACGTCTTCAACATGACCATGGAATGCGTGAGAAGCAACGGATTTCCTGAATACAGGCGTCATCACGTCGGGCATGGCATAGGCCACGAGGCCTATGAGCGGCCGATCCTGGCCCCTGGCGAAGACGCGCTGGTTGAGCAGGGCATGGTGATCTCGGTAGAGACGCCTTATTACGAGTTCGGCCTAGGAGCCTTGCACCTTGAGGATCCATTACTCATCGGTGTCGAGGGCAACACTTTTCTGACCATGGATCCGTGTCCCGAGCTTGGGATTATCGCTACGTCATCGTTTCGATAG
- a CDS encoding pyridoxal-phosphate dependent enzyme, translating into MKSILETIGSCPVLELSHSLVPSGKKLYLKLEQFNPNHSIKDRTALGLVLAALESGLLAPGGTLIESTSGNLGKSLAMIGAAMGLKVIVVVDPKVSSSAINWYKAYGAQVDLVTAPDGQGGYQRARIERVQQLLHEYPGAYWPNQYDNPHNPAYHEKVSAKEFASLDYDVLAGCVSTGGHLSGIARGIKIERPQVKVLACDVVGSAVLGGAFSPYLLNGVGLAWRSANTHLDCFDYHSLIDDHHAISMCRILARENGLLLGGSAGLVAYGALQCLYGSSAKSVLAIMPDSGTNYLDTLYDDRWVDEKQIKLYGVEAMRQDLQASDFKRSRPGVDAEHLASMSY; encoded by the coding sequence GTGAAGAGCATTTTGGAAACCATTGGATCGTGTCCAGTCCTTGAGCTTTCCCACTCGCTGGTGCCCAGCGGCAAGAAGCTCTATTTGAAGCTGGAGCAATTTAACCCCAACCACAGCATCAAGGATCGGACCGCCTTGGGCCTAGTGCTGGCAGCCCTGGAGTCCGGTCTTCTGGCGCCTGGTGGCACCTTGATCGAATCCACCTCCGGCAATCTCGGCAAATCCCTGGCGATGATCGGCGCGGCGATGGGCTTGAAAGTGATCGTGGTGGTCGACCCTAAGGTTAGCTCTAGTGCGATCAATTGGTACAAAGCCTATGGCGCGCAGGTTGACTTGGTGACAGCGCCGGACGGTCAGGGAGGCTATCAACGCGCGCGGATCGAAAGGGTCCAGCAACTACTGCACGAGTACCCCGGTGCCTACTGGCCCAACCAGTATGACAATCCGCATAACCCGGCTTATCACGAGAAGGTCTCGGCCAAGGAGTTCGCCAGTCTCGATTACGACGTGTTAGCCGGCTGCGTCAGCACGGGTGGGCATCTGTCCGGTATCGCCAGGGGGATCAAGATCGAACGCCCGCAGGTCAAGGTCCTGGCGTGCGATGTGGTGGGGTCTGCGGTTCTGGGTGGGGCATTTTCGCCTTACTTGCTCAATGGTGTCGGCCTGGCCTGGCGCTCGGCCAATACCCACCTGGATTGCTTTGACTACCACAGCTTGATTGATGATCACCATGCGATCTCGATGTGCCGGATTCTGGCCCGTGAAAACGGTTTGCTGCTGGGCGGTTCGGCAGGGCTGGTGGCCTACGGCGCGCTGCAATGCCTGTATGGCTCCTCGGCGAAAAGTGTCCTGGCAATTATGCCTGACAGCGGCACGAACTACCTCGATACGCTGTATGACGACCGTTGGGTGGACGAAAAACAGATCAAGTTGTACGGCGTCGAGGCAATGCGCCAAGACCTGCAGGCCAGCGATTTCAAAAGGTCCAGGCCGGGAGTGGATGCCGAGCATTTGGCTTCAATGAGCTATTGA
- a CDS encoding flavin reductase, which produces MFDFIQTEAIPRQDYHDGMARLAAGVCIITTRVNGRPEGMTATSVCSVSDTPPTLLVCLNQRSSTFQACLQSEILSVNVLGPHAAELSEIFAKPRSAVEKFSFGQWHTGTTGSPLLTDALVTFDCRIVATHRVHSHGVLFCEPVSVQVGSTQEGLGYFNRRFIRLAAL; this is translated from the coding sequence ATGTTTGACTTCATTCAAACCGAGGCCATACCCCGGCAGGATTATCACGACGGCATGGCTAGGCTCGCGGCAGGCGTCTGCATCATCACTACGCGCGTCAATGGTCGTCCTGAAGGCATGACCGCCACGTCCGTCTGCAGCGTATCGGATACTCCGCCGACGTTGTTGGTATGCCTCAATCAACGGTCGAGCACTTTCCAGGCGTGTCTGCAGAGCGAAATATTGAGCGTCAATGTACTGGGCCCCCATGCCGCTGAGCTGAGCGAGATATTCGCCAAACCCCGCAGCGCTGTCGAAAAGTTCTCTTTTGGCCAATGGCATACCGGGACCACAGGCTCGCCCTTACTCACGGATGCATTGGTGACTTTTGATTGCCGGATTGTCGCCACTCACCGTGTTCACTCCCACGGAGTGCTGTTCTGCGAGCCGGTGAGTGTGCAGGTAGGTAGTACACAGGAGGGGTTGGGCTACTTCAACCGGCGCTTCATTCGCCTGGCGGCGCTATGA
- the asnB gene encoding asparagine synthase (glutamine-hydrolyzing), which translates to MCGMAGWLSYSRDLRQHRDTVQRMTDTMSLRGPDGEGLWIEGPIALGHRRLSVIDLEGGRQPMAANQPGHDNDVAVISYVGEVYNFRELRAELVSKGHHFKTNSDTEVVLRAYVEWGEQFAERLNGMYGFALWDIRKQELLLVRDRMGVKPLFYFPTADGVIFGSEPKAILANALVPRRIQADGMRELLELVKTPGQAIFAGMREVLPGEIVKVNRDGIKTRRYWQLEAREHGDSLQQTIQHTRDLLEDIVDRQMITDVPLCVLLSGGLDSSTITSLASKKLLAQGKENVRTFSLDFKDHGEEFVSDGFRLTPDTPFVWDLVKWVDSNHGQIILDSRELADPALRLAVVRALDLPPAYWGDLYPSLYRLFEEVRKQSTVALSGEAADEVFGGYRWFHDPAAIPADTFPWMSMATVKLFDGKNLFDQGLLTKLDMPAFVQDSYRQALDAVPELPGEDATNRRMRQITHIHLTRYVQSLLDRKDRMSMAVGLELRVPFCDHRLVEYAFNIPWEMKTFDGREKSILRAAARDLLPDSIVQRIKNPYPATQDPAYEKELRSAMSSIAADPNAPVRQLLDLGRVKDTLGREAGKVSPLHERMGMERVVGMNSWLAEYDVSVDI; encoded by the coding sequence ATGTGCGGAATGGCGGGTTGGCTTTCTTACTCAAGGGATCTGAGGCAGCACCGGGACACTGTCCAGCGAATGACCGATACCATGTCCCTGCGCGGTCCTGACGGTGAAGGCTTGTGGATCGAGGGGCCAATTGCCCTGGGCCATCGACGTTTGTCGGTGATCGATCTGGAGGGAGGCAGGCAACCCATGGCTGCCAACCAGCCGGGTCACGACAACGATGTAGCGGTCATCAGCTATGTTGGTGAGGTCTACAATTTTCGCGAGTTGCGTGCTGAGTTGGTGAGTAAAGGGCATCATTTCAAAACCAACAGTGATACCGAAGTGGTGTTGCGGGCCTATGTCGAATGGGGAGAACAGTTTGCCGAGCGCCTGAATGGCATGTACGGTTTTGCCTTGTGGGATATACGCAAACAAGAGCTGCTGTTGGTCCGTGACCGGATGGGCGTTAAGCCGCTGTTCTACTTTCCTACCGCTGATGGCGTGATCTTCGGCTCGGAGCCCAAGGCCATCCTGGCCAACGCCCTGGTGCCCCGGCGAATCCAGGCCGACGGCATGCGCGAGCTGTTGGAACTGGTCAAGACGCCGGGGCAGGCGATCTTCGCGGGCATGCGAGAGGTGCTGCCCGGTGAGATTGTCAAGGTCAACCGCGATGGCATCAAGACTCGCCGTTATTGGCAACTAGAAGCCCGCGAGCACGGTGATTCGCTGCAGCAAACCATCCAGCATACCCGTGATTTGCTCGAAGACATTGTAGATCGCCAGATGATCACCGATGTGCCTCTGTGCGTGCTGCTGTCGGGCGGTCTGGATTCTTCGACCATCACATCCCTGGCCTCCAAAAAGCTGTTGGCCCAGGGCAAGGAAAATGTGCGTACGTTCTCCCTCGACTTCAAAGACCACGGTGAAGAGTTCGTTAGTGATGGCTTCCGCCTGACCCCCGACACACCCTTTGTCTGGGACTTGGTCAAGTGGGTGGACTCCAATCACGGCCAGATCATCCTAGACAGCCGAGAGTTGGCCGATCCGGCATTGCGTCTTGCCGTCGTCCGCGCGCTTGACTTGCCGCCGGCCTATTGGGGGGACCTTTATCCTTCGCTTTACCGCCTTTTTGAGGAAGTGCGTAAACAATCCACGGTTGCACTGTCTGGCGAGGCCGCAGACGAGGTCTTCGGTGGGTACCGCTGGTTCCATGACCCGGCTGCCATTCCCGCCGATACCTTCCCGTGGATGTCCATGGCGACGGTCAAGTTGTTCGACGGCAAGAACCTGTTTGATCAGGGCTTGCTGACGAAACTGGATATGCCCGCTTTCGTGCAAGACAGCTACCGTCAAGCACTCGATGCGGTGCCGGAATTGCCGGGAGAGGACGCTACCAACCGGCGGATGCGCCAGATCACCCATATTCACCTGACTCGTTACGTGCAGTCCCTGCTGGACCGCAAGGACCGTATGAGCATGGCGGTGGGGCTCGAACTTCGGGTGCCGTTCTGTGATCACCGGTTGGTTGAGTATGCCTTCAATATTCCCTGGGAAATGAAAACCTTCGACGGCCGGGAGAAGAGTATCTTGCGTGCGGCGGCACGGGACTTGCTTCCGGATTCCATCGTGCAACGAATCAAAAACCCTTATCCGGCAACCCAGGATCCGGCCTACGAAAAAGAATTGCGTTCGGCCATGTCCAGTATCGCGGCGGACCCGAATGCACCGGTGCGCCAGCTATTGGATCTGGGCCGAGTCAAGGACACGCTGGGCAGGGAGGCGGGGAAAGTCTCCCCGTTGCACGAACGCATGGGCATGGAGCGGGTGGTTGGCATGAACAGCTGGCTCGCCGAGTATGATGTGTCCGTGGATATCTAA